The following coding sequences lie in one Halorarum halophilum genomic window:
- a CDS encoding DUF7511 domain-containing protein, whose translation MLSGTPDQMLVMAAHSDTPAAESDPRFVPPSGLELAVVRYDDSPDRCTLSPRDVDEEDVLTHWLSVDASLAVPLASMR comes from the coding sequence GTGTTAAGTGGAACCCCCGACCAGATGCTGGTGATGGCCGCCCACTCCGATACCCCCGCCGCGGAATCGGATCCGCGGTTCGTGCCCCCGTCGGGTCTCGAACTGGCCGTGGTCCGGTACGACGACTCCCCGGATCGGTGCACCCTCTCGCCGCGAGACGTCGACGAGGAGGACGTGCTCACCCACTGGCTCTCCGTCGACGCGTCGCTGGCCGTGCCGCTGGCATCCATGCGCTGA
- a CDS encoding YkgJ family cysteine cluster protein produces the protein MKSLESELAEARALEEDALADAIESIGFECTRCGACCKSEEPSASKDASGEFDDRQASDGTDPHTATVFPDEIRDLQAAGDYDFRDVARPMPYGLVDGPDGPSGETFEWALQTDACGDCTFYEEDGEGVGACTVHEDRPLICETYPFSVALGGTSQPMGEAVDGEGMVRAHECEGLGRDIPRADAEDLAGALKERAIRELEEAIAVRDNYEPVDADEGDIVVHDSEGAKRVDGTPFEDAS, from the coding sequence GTGAAGTCGCTCGAATCCGAACTCGCGGAGGCGCGCGCGCTCGAGGAGGACGCCCTCGCGGACGCCATCGAGTCCATCGGGTTCGAGTGTACGCGGTGTGGCGCCTGCTGCAAGAGCGAGGAGCCGAGCGCCTCGAAGGACGCGAGCGGGGAGTTCGACGACCGGCAAGCGAGCGACGGGACGGACCCGCACACGGCGACGGTGTTCCCCGACGAGATCCGGGACCTCCAGGCCGCCGGCGACTACGACTTCCGCGACGTCGCCCGGCCGATGCCGTACGGCCTCGTCGACGGCCCCGACGGACCGTCGGGGGAGACGTTCGAGTGGGCGCTCCAGACCGACGCGTGCGGGGACTGCACGTTCTACGAGGAGGACGGCGAGGGCGTCGGCGCCTGCACCGTGCACGAGGACCGGCCGCTCATCTGCGAGACGTACCCGTTCAGCGTCGCGCTCGGCGGGACGTCCCAGCCGATGGGCGAGGCCGTGGACGGGGAGGGGATGGTCCGGGCCCACGAGTGTGAGGGGCTCGGACGCGACATCCCGAGAGCGGACGCCGAGGATCTCGCGGGCGCGTTGAAGGAACGGGCGATCCGCGAACTGGAGGAGGCCATCGCGGTTCGGGACAACTACGAACCGGTCGACGCCGACGAGGGCGATATCGTCGTCCACGATTCGGAGGGCGCGAAGCGTGTGGACGGGACGCCGTTCGAAGACGCGAGCTAG